One genomic window of Streptomyces sp. NBC_01276 includes the following:
- a CDS encoding MOSC domain-containing protein codes for MSNLYVQSLHVHPVKSVAGTAPDEVTVEPWGLSGDRRWAVVDTAGAVITQRQQARLALASARPLPDGRVALSGPGMAELVVDVPEPGPLEPVVLFGKKIDTVVAASTAADWFSAYLGQPVRLVHLDDPAVRRPVDPDYALPGETVSLADAYPLLLTTAASLDALNELIAGGDDAHEGPLPMNRFRPNLVVGGPAEPWAEDGWRRIAIGDAVFRGVRECGRCIITTTDQETAERGREPLKTLAVHRRIGKSLAFGRQLVPVVLGTVRVGDEVRVLE; via the coding sequence ATGTCGAATCTGTACGTCCAGTCGCTCCATGTCCATCCCGTCAAGTCGGTAGCGGGGACTGCTCCCGACGAGGTGACCGTGGAGCCCTGGGGCTTGTCCGGGGACCGCCGCTGGGCGGTGGTCGACACGGCGGGCGCGGTCATCACCCAACGCCAGCAGGCGCGACTGGCCTTGGCCTCCGCCCGTCCGCTGCCGGACGGGCGGGTCGCGCTGTCCGGGCCCGGGATGGCGGAGCTGGTGGTGGACGTGCCGGAGCCGGGCCCGCTGGAGCCCGTCGTCCTGTTCGGCAAGAAGATCGACACCGTCGTCGCGGCGAGCACCGCCGCCGACTGGTTCAGCGCCTACCTCGGGCAGCCCGTGCGGCTGGTCCACCTCGACGATCCGGCCGTGCGCCGTCCCGTGGACCCCGACTACGCGCTCCCCGGCGAGACCGTCAGCCTGGCCGACGCCTATCCGCTGCTGCTGACCACGGCCGCCTCGCTCGACGCCCTCAACGAGCTGATCGCAGGGGGCGACGACGCCCACGAGGGACCCCTGCCCATGAACCGGTTCCGCCCGAACCTGGTGGTCGGCGGCCCGGCTGAGCCGTGGGCCGAGGACGGCTGGCGGCGGATCGCGATCGGTGACGCCGTCTTCCGGGGCGTGCGCGAGTGCGGGCGCTGCATCATCACCACCACCGACCAGGAGACGGCGGAGCGCGGCCGGGAGCCGCTGAAGACGCTGGCCGTGCACCGGCGGATCGGGAAGTCCCTCGCCTTCGGGAGGCAGCTGGTGCCGGTGGTCCTGGGTACGGTGCGGGTGGGCGACGAGGTGCGCGTGCTGGAGTGA
- a CDS encoding DUF6643 family protein, which yields MTSPRSTYGGGYYSAPSFKDTPIYDSLVAERGTPQIAPIRVPAAYESPSAGYSSGGYLPALPSALPALPSAPSAPQQQGSPGYGYQYQQQAAPQQQMPMAMPVPLQNAPAPYIPQQQPMAARAGYVQQPQPQQQPRPAAMGTGYEAMRPAAPRPVAAPAQVPSYEDPYGRQFQGRGY from the coding sequence ATGACCTCCCCCCGCTCCACTTATGGCGGCGGTTACTACTCCGCGCCCTCCTTCAAAGACACCCCCATCTACGACTCCCTCGTAGCCGAACGCGGCACTCCGCAGATCGCCCCCATCCGCGTTCCGGCCGCCTACGAGTCGCCCAGTGCCGGCTATTCGAGCGGTGGGTACCTGCCGGCCCTCCCGTCCGCCCTTCCCGCCCTGCCGTCCGCGCCGTCCGCGCCGCAGCAGCAGGGGTCCCCGGGGTACGGGTACCAGTACCAGCAGCAGGCCGCACCCCAGCAGCAGATGCCGATGGCGATGCCGGTGCCGCTCCAGAACGCGCCCGCGCCGTACATCCCGCAGCAGCAGCCGATGGCGGCCCGCGCGGGGTACGTCCAGCAGCCCCAGCCGCAGCAGCAGCCGCGCCCGGCCGCCATGGGCACCGGCTACGAGGCCATGCGCCCGGCGGCGCCCCGTCCGGTGGCGGCCCCCGCGCAGGTCCCCTCCTACGAGGATCCGTACGGCCGCCAGTTCCAGGGGCGCGGCTACTGA
- a CDS encoding glycosyltransferase yields the protein MGLLIAAYASLAAWLWLTFAQGMFWRTDVRLPPRSAPARWPSVAIIVPARDEAEVLPLSLPSLLAQDYPGEARIVLVDDGSGDGTAALAARLADGQPGLPLTVVSPGDPPPGWTGKLWAVRHGIAHVRTEHTRAHVNGHGHGTGHAQGGPGGGGEDGPHRPGPEFLLLTDADIAHEPDSLRELVAAATSADLDLVSQMARLRVVNVWERLVVPAFVYFFAQLYPFRRINRPGARTSAAAGGCVLLRTEAAVRARIPDSIHQAVIDDVALAGAVRRAGGRIWLGLAERVDSVRPYSGLGDLWRMVSRSAYAQLRHRPLLLAGTVAGLVLVYLVPPAALGAGLAAGRPAVAWAGGLAWLLMAGTYLPMLRHYRQSPLLAPLLPLTALLYLLMTVDSAVLHYRGRGAAWKGRTYARPGDA from the coding sequence ATGGGCCTCCTCATCGCCGCGTACGCCTCCCTCGCCGCCTGGCTCTGGCTCACCTTCGCCCAGGGCATGTTCTGGCGCACCGACGTCCGTCTCCCCCCGCGCTCCGCCCCCGCCCGCTGGCCCTCCGTCGCGATCATCGTCCCCGCGCGTGACGAGGCCGAGGTGCTCCCCCTCAGCCTTCCGTCCCTCCTCGCCCAGGACTATCCCGGCGAGGCCCGGATCGTCCTCGTCGACGACGGCAGCGGCGACGGCACCGCCGCCCTCGCCGCCCGTCTGGCCGACGGGCAGCCGGGCCTGCCCCTCACCGTGGTCTCGCCGGGGGATCCCCCGCCCGGGTGGACGGGCAAGCTGTGGGCCGTGCGCCACGGCATCGCCCACGTCCGCACCGAGCACACCCGCGCACACGTCAACGGGCACGGGCACGGAACCGGGCACGCGCAGGGCGGCCCGGGAGGCGGCGGCGAAGACGGCCCGCACCGCCCCGGGCCGGAGTTCCTGCTCCTCACCGACGCCGACATCGCCCACGAGCCCGACAGCCTCCGCGAACTGGTCGCCGCCGCGACCTCCGCCGACCTCGACCTCGTCTCGCAGATGGCCCGCCTGCGCGTGGTGAACGTGTGGGAGCGGCTCGTCGTGCCGGCGTTCGTGTACTTCTTCGCCCAGCTGTACCCCTTCCGCCGGATCAACCGGCCCGGCGCCCGGACCTCCGCGGCCGCCGGCGGCTGCGTGCTGCTGCGCACGGAGGCGGCCGTCCGGGCCCGGATCCCCGACTCGATCCATCAGGCCGTCATCGACGACGTCGCCCTCGCCGGCGCGGTCCGCCGCGCCGGCGGCCGGATCTGGCTCGGGCTGGCGGAGCGGGTGGACAGCGTGCGCCCGTACTCCGGCCTCGGCGACCTGTGGCGGATGGTGTCGCGCAGCGCGTACGCCCAACTGCGTCACCGGCCCCTGCTGCTGGCCGGGACGGTGGCCGGGCTGGTCCTCGTCTACCTGGTGCCCCCGGCCGCCCTCGGCGCGGGGCTCGCCGCCGGGCGGCCCGCCGTGGCCTGGGCCGGGGGCCTGGCCTGGCTGCTGATGGCCGGCACCTACCTGCCGATGCTGCGCCACTACCGCCAGTCGCCGCTGCTCGCCCCGCTGCTTCCGCTTACCGCGCTGCTGTACCTGCTGATGACCGTCGACTCGGCGGTCCTGCACTACCGGGGGCGCGGGGCCGCGTGGAAGGGGCGCACCTACGCCCGGCCCGGTGATGCCTGA
- a CDS encoding glutamate racemase — MKIALMDSGIGLLAAAAVTRRLRPDADLLLSSDPDGMPWGPRTPADLTERARGVARAAAALGPDALIVACNTASVHSLDTLRADLEPGIPVIGTVPAIKPAAVAGGRVAIWATPATTGSPYQRGLIRDFAAGARVTEVPCPGLADAVEAADEAAIVRTVAAAAALTPVDVTDVVLGCTHYELVEETIRAALAARTGGAELIYHGSAGAVAVQALRRIGAEPAPGLPPTGRLTVLHSGRTSVLSAAALSYAEGRLLAGREHGAPVAG, encoded by the coding sequence GTGAAGATCGCCCTCATGGACTCCGGAATCGGCCTCCTCGCTGCGGCCGCCGTCACGCGTCGGCTGCGGCCCGACGCCGATCTGCTGCTGTCCTCGGATCCCGACGGGATGCCCTGGGGGCCGCGCACGCCCGCCGACCTGACCGAGCGCGCCCGCGGCGTCGCCCGGGCCGCCGCGGCCCTGGGTCCGGACGCGCTGATCGTCGCCTGCAACACCGCCTCCGTGCACTCCCTGGACACCCTGCGGGCCGACCTGGAGCCCGGCATCCCCGTCATCGGAACCGTGCCGGCGATCAAGCCCGCCGCCGTGGCCGGCGGGCGCGTGGCGATCTGGGCCACTCCCGCCACCACCGGCAGCCCGTACCAGCGCGGCCTGATCCGTGATTTCGCCGCCGGGGCCCGGGTCACCGAGGTGCCCTGCCCCGGACTCGCCGACGCCGTCGAGGCCGCGGACGAGGCCGCCATCGTCCGGACGGTCGCGGCCGCCGCGGCACTCACCCCGGTCGACGTCACCGACGTGGTCCTCGGCTGCACCCACTACGAGCTGGTCGAGGAAACCATCCGGGCCGCCCTCGCCGCGCGCACCGGCGGCGCCGAGCTGATCTACCACGGTTCCGCCGGGGCGGTCGCCGTCCAGGCCCTGCGCCGCATCGGCGCCGAGCCCGCACCCGGTCTGCCTCCCACCGGTCGGCTGACCGTCCTGCACAGCGGGAGGACGTCCGTGCTGTCGGCGGCGGCACTGAGCTACGCCGAGGGCCGGCTGCTCGCCGGGCGGGAACACGGCGCACCCGTCGCGGGCTGA
- a CDS encoding ADP-ribosylglycohydrolase family protein produces the protein MDQDRGRGLRGARAERTDRPERPDWLERPDWLDRAVGAVLGSAAGDALGAPYEFGPAGALSARGEEMRGGGGWDPGEATDDTQMAVLVGESLLEHDGLEPADVFARFRHWAAWEPKDIGLQTEDVLSSGDPWDLAAARHFRVNARAAGNGSLMRASTSAVWFAAAGREATMDAARRIAALTHGDRAAWEGTAVLHELVRVALDGADPLAALPAVLDAVHPEHRERYARVLGPGWYPDLATEFNGAVWPCLGSAVWALRTTSGFAPAVRAAVDLGGDTDTVAAVTGALAGAVYGARAVPREWTDPLHVPLPRAGPDRGQHGSGRVPDRVLDAEALRALARRLADAGPGDRRPVTGPGR, from the coding sequence ATGGATCAGGACCGAGGGCGGGGGCTACGGGGCGCGCGGGCGGAACGGACGGACCGGCCGGAGCGGCCGGACTGGCTGGAGCGGCCGGACTGGCTGGACCGGGCCGTGGGGGCCGTGCTCGGTTCGGCGGCGGGCGACGCGCTCGGCGCTCCGTACGAATTCGGCCCGGCGGGCGCGCTGAGCGCGCGGGGCGAGGAGATGCGTGGCGGCGGCGGCTGGGATCCGGGCGAGGCGACGGACGACACCCAGATGGCGGTGCTGGTCGGCGAATCGCTCCTCGAACACGACGGTCTGGAACCCGCCGACGTCTTCGCGCGGTTCCGGCACTGGGCGGCCTGGGAACCCAAGGACATCGGCCTCCAGACCGAGGACGTGCTGAGCAGCGGCGACCCCTGGGACCTGGCCGCCGCCCGGCACTTCCGGGTCAACGCGCGGGCGGCGGGCAACGGTTCCCTGATGCGGGCCTCGACCTCGGCCGTCTGGTTCGCCGCGGCCGGGCGCGAGGCCACCATGGACGCCGCCCGGCGGATCGCGGCCCTCACCCACGGCGACCGGGCCGCCTGGGAGGGCACCGCCGTTCTGCACGAGCTCGTACGGGTGGCCCTGGACGGGGCCGATCCGCTCGCCGCCCTGCCCGCGGTGCTGGACGCCGTGCACCCGGAGCACCGCGAGCGGTACGCCCGCGTGCTCGGCCCCGGCTGGTATCCGGACCTGGCCACCGAGTTCAACGGGGCGGTGTGGCCCTGCCTGGGGTCGGCGGTGTGGGCACTGCGCACGACCAGCGGGTTCGCGCCGGCCGTACGGGCCGCCGTGGACCTGGGCGGGGACACCGACACGGTCGCCGCGGTGACCGGGGCGCTGGCCGGGGCGGTCTACGGGGCCCGCGCGGTCCCCCGGGAGTGGACGGACCCCCTCCACGTGCCGCTGCCCCGGGCGGGGCCGGACCGGGGGCAGCACGGCAGCGGCCGGGTGCCGGACCGTGTCCTGGACGCCGAAGCCCTGCGTGCCCTGGCCCGGCGACTCGCGGACGCGGGGCCCGGGGACCGGAGGCCCGTGACCGGACCGGGGCGGTGA